From one Triticum aestivum cultivar Chinese Spring chromosome 4B, IWGSC CS RefSeq v2.1, whole genome shotgun sequence genomic stretch:
- the LOC123091315 gene encoding DNA topoisomerase 2-binding protein 1-A isoform X3: MTPSHAPASAAPAASSGGGRRTATFAGASVFLSRKLVAPEVFDAVHDALRLNGADVLLCADPTRTGPLDYHVISSSSHERFADLKDKGCNLLGPQCILSCAKEHRSLPKQAYTCCLAMDGVTILCSGFEKDERARIEQLVTAMGGLLQTKVSMDVNFVVAKDVLAAKYKWAVNSLKKPIVNRNWLEQCWIEHRVVPHEPYRILPFTGLNICITKLDADKRKELMEIIEQNGGQYSANLTKKCTHLVANEPGGDKYLVAKKWGNIHIVDRRWVDQSVARRAYLDESAYVIGQSSSNCNGIKGSLKEQRNPMSSASFQSVPAVSVDDSVSMSQYAPVSSGYASKICNTDIVGAPCVQETNEMPVESHVAEDSEAEDDDLYLSNCRISLVGFEEKELSRLVMMIRNGGGSRHVMLSERLTHIILGAPSEDREKKEVRRLAAWGVINVVKVKWLEDCSKIKTEVKVSAAHLASELLSKEFPFVGMEKSAATRETKAAKSSHGIFHVPTVNDSHDKQLAKDPSSERKPAMGKHENMNNTRAATRSAKSSQQNGLTSSGKATSSAVNSQSSTTSNIFEGRTFCFSNSFSHDRRPEVIDWVIKGGGTMAVDDAQATAVDFIIECHGQNSMQCDYAHSTVVSTQWIASCIEVGHLQDVGSHPIFSPLRCRIPFPGFEDFRFCVSQYDEKERVLLKNLCLTLGAKFTEKASKRVNHLICKFASGPKYEAYHNKRIPTITTEWLFECVRQDTIIPYDQFQPKPPTSQDKDAGMCTVSQFPTQAANTTSKFDCPEPLSKPQVPRSSSKHSSGSSVSEEKIASSVNKRRRSGTAKANDTSTHIGQTEKHSDSSSALGVADSIKDFEDLLVQSSRDPALDASVVGQDEEPQPVPDNAFTSLYNDMKTRSNNWPQKQHMPPGKNVKSPDSTRAPVPTPYLPFSETQTDSQIIGYEEDLTGMQKIIDRVSSQKKTIDSSGTDSSVMGHQWDSLK, translated from the exons ATGACGCCGTCGCACGCCCCCGCCTCCGCCGCGCCGGCCGCCTcctccggcggcgggcggaggacCGCGACGTTCGCGGGCGCCAGCGTGTTCCTCTCGCGGAAGCTGGTGGCCCCCGAGGTGTTCGACGCCGTGCACGACGCGCTCCGCCTCAACGGCGCCGATGTCCTCCTCTGCGCCGACCCCACCCGCACGGGGCCCCTCGACTACCacgtcatctcctcctcctcccac GAGAGGTTCGCGGATCTGAAGGACAAAGGCTGCAATCTGCTAG GACCACAATGCATCCTTTCCTGTGCCAAGGAGCATCGTTCCCTGCCTAAACAAGCTTATACTTGTTGTCTTGCAATGGATGGGGTTACTATACTCTGTTCAGGCTTCGAGAAAGATGAGAGG GCCAGGATTGAACAGTTAGTGACAGCTATGGGAGGTCTTTTGCAAACTAAAGTGTCCATGGATGTTAACTTTGTCGTTGCAAAGGATGTCTTGGCTGCCAAATATAAA TGGGCCGTGAATAGCCTGAAGAAGCCTATTGTCAATAGGAACTGGTTGGAGCAATGCTGGATCGAACATCGTGTTGTGCCTCATGAACCTTACAGGATTCTTCCTTTTACTGGGTTGAATATATGCATCACAAAACTAGATGCAG ATAAACGGAAGGAGTTGATGGAAATAATAGAGCAGAATGGTGGCCAGTATTCAGCAAATCTTACAAAGAAGTGCACTCATTTAGTTGCAAAT GAACCTGGTGGTGACAAGTATCTTGTAGCTAAAAAATGGGGTAATATTCACATTGTGGATCGGAGATGGGTTGACCAATCTGTTGCTCGAAGAG CTTATCTAGATGAAAGTGCCTATGTCATTGGCCAGAGTTCTTCTAACTGTAATGGCATAAAGGGCTCCCTTAAGGAGCAACGGAACCCAATGAGCAGTGCAAGTTTTCAATCTGTTCCAGCAGTATCAGTTGATGATTCAGTATCGATGTCACAGTATGCGCCAGTTTCTTCCGGTTATGCTTCAAAGATCTGCAACACTGATATTGTCGGTGCACCTTGTGTCCAAGAGACAAACGAGATGCCGGTTGAGAGTCATGTAGCTGAGGACTCAGAGGCTGAAGATGACGATCTGTACTTATCaaattgcagaatttctcttgtggGTTTTGAGGAGAAAGAGTTGTCAAGGTTAGTCATGATGATACGTAATGGTGGTGGATCCCGGCATGTTATGTTGAGTGAGAGGCTTACTCATATTATTCTAGGTGCACCTTCAGAGGA CAGAGAAAAAAAAGAGGTAAGACGCCTTGCTGCTTGGGGTGTGATAAATGTGGTAAAGGTAAAATGGTTGGAAGACTGCAGTAAAATAAAAACGGAAGTCAAAGTATCCGCAGCTCATTTGGCTAGCGAGTTACTCTCGAAAG AATTTCCGTTTGTGGGTATGGAAAAATCTGCTGCTACACGTGAAACAAAGGCAGCCAAAAGTTCACATGGAATATTCCATGTTCCAACTGTCAATGATTCACATGATAAGCAGCTTGCAAAAGATCCGTCATCTGAAAGAAAACCAGCCATGGGCAAACATGAAAACATGAATAATACCCGAGCAGCAACTAGGTCTGCAAAATCAAGCCAACAAAATGGACTGACCAGTTCTGGCAAAGCAACTTCTTCTGCAGTGAATTCACAGAGTAGCACCACTTCAAATATTTTCGAAGGGAGAACATTTTGTTTCTCAAATTCATTTTCTCATGACCGG AGACCGGAGGTAATCGATTGGGTCATAAAAGGGGGAGGCACTATGGCGGTGGATGATGCACAAGCAACTGCTGTGGATTTCATAATTGAGTGCCATGGACAGAACAGCATGCAATGTGACTACGCTCATTCAACTGTTGTTTCAACTCAATGGATAGCCTCATGTATTGAG GTGGGCCACTTGCAAGATGTTGGAAGTCATCCTATCTTCTCTCCTTTGCGGTGTCGCATCCCATTCCCAGGGTTTGAAGACTTCCGTTTCTGTGTTTCACAGTATGATGAGAAAGAGAGAGTTCTGCTTAAGAACCTCTGTCTTACTCTAGGAGCTAAATTCACAGAGAAAGCATCGAAAAGAGTGAACCATCTTATCTGTAAATTTGCAAGCGGTCCAAAGTACGAGGCTTACCATAATAAGAGAATTCCAACCATTACCACAGAGTGGCTCTTCGAATGTGTGAGACAG GACACCATTATCCCTTATGACCAGTTTCAGCCGAAACCACCTACTTCTCAGGACAAGGATGCTGGTATGTGCACTGTTAGTCAATTTCCGACGCAAGCCGCCAATACGACCTCTAAATTTGATTGCCCTGAGCCACTTAGTAAACCTCAAGTACCAAGAAGCAGTTCAAAACACAGCTCAG GCTCCTCTGTTAGTGAGGAGAAAATTGCTTCTTCTGTTAACAAAAGAAGACGATCCGGAACAGCCAAGGCTAATGATACATCTACACACATTGGACAAACAGAGAAACATTCGGACAGCAGCTCTGCTCTGGGTGTTGCAGACTCCATAAAGGACTTCGAGGACCTACTGGTTCAGTCATCCAGG GATCCTGCACTTGATGCTTCTGTTGTAGGTCAAGATGAGGAACCTCAACCTGTGCCAGATAATGCTTTCACTTCCTTATACAATGACATGAAAACCCGCTCAAATAACTG GCCACAGAAGCAACACATGCCCCCTGGCAAGAATGTCAAGAGCCCAGACTCCACCCGGGCCCCTGTCCCAACTCCCTATCTACCTTTCAGCGAAACACAGACAGATTCCCAG ATCATCGGGTATGAAGAAGATTTGACTGGCATGCAGAAGATCATTGACAGAGTTAGTTCTCAAAAAAAGACCATCGACAGTTCAGGCACCGACAGTTCAGTCATGGGGCATCAATGGGACTCCCTCAAATGA
- the LOC123091315 gene encoding DNA topoisomerase 2-binding protein 1-A isoform X2, which produces MTPSHAPASAAPAASSGGGRRTATFAGASVFLSRKLVAPEVFDAVHDALRLNGADVLLCADPTRTGPLDYHVISSSSHERFADLKDKGCNLLGPQCILSCAKEHRSLPKQAYTCCLAMDGVTILCSGFEKDERARIEQLVTAMGGLLQTKVSMDVNFVVAKDVLAAKYKWAVNSLKKPIVNRNWLEQCWIEHRVVPHEPYRILPFTGLNICITKLDADKRKELMEIIEQNGGQYSANLTKKCTHLVANEPGGDKYLVAKKWGNIHIVDRRWVDQSVARRAYLDESAYVIGQSSSNCNGIKGSLKEQRNPMSSASFQSVPAVSVDDSVSMSQYAPVSSGYASKICNTDIVGAPCVQETNEMPVESHVAEDSEAEDDDLYLSNCRISLVGFEEKELSRLVMMIRNGGGSRHVMLSERLTHIILGAPSEEEKKEVRRLAAWGVINVVKVKWLEDCSKIKTEVKVSAAHLASELLSKEFPFVGMEKSAATRETKAAKSSHGIFHVPTVNDSHDKQLAKDPSSERKPAMGKHENMNNTRAATRSAKSSQQNGLTSSGKATSSAVNSQSSTTSNIFEGRTFCFSNSFSHDRRPEVIDWVIKGGGTMAVDDAQATAVDFIIECHGQNSMQCDYAHSTVVSTQWIASCIEVHVYVLMVGHLQDVGSHPIFSPLRCRIPFPGFEDFRFCVSQYDEKERVLLKNLCLTLGAKFTEKASKRVNHLICKFASGPKYEAYHNKRIPTITTEWLFECVRQDTIIPYDQFQPKPPTSQDKDAGMCTVSQFPTQAANTTSKFDCPEPLSKPQVPRSSSKHSSGSSVSEEKIASSVNKRRRSGTAKANDTSTHIGQTEKHSDSSSALGVADSIKDFEDLLVQSSRDPALDASVVGQDEEPQPVPDNAFTSLYNDMKTRSNNWPQKQHMPPGKNVKSPDSTRAPVPTPYLPFSETQTDSQIIGYEEDLTGMQKIIDRVSSQKKTIDSSGTDSSVMGHQWDSLK; this is translated from the exons ATGACGCCGTCGCACGCCCCCGCCTCCGCCGCGCCGGCCGCCTcctccggcggcgggcggaggacCGCGACGTTCGCGGGCGCCAGCGTGTTCCTCTCGCGGAAGCTGGTGGCCCCCGAGGTGTTCGACGCCGTGCACGACGCGCTCCGCCTCAACGGCGCCGATGTCCTCCTCTGCGCCGACCCCACCCGCACGGGGCCCCTCGACTACCacgtcatctcctcctcctcccac GAGAGGTTCGCGGATCTGAAGGACAAAGGCTGCAATCTGCTAG GACCACAATGCATCCTTTCCTGTGCCAAGGAGCATCGTTCCCTGCCTAAACAAGCTTATACTTGTTGTCTTGCAATGGATGGGGTTACTATACTCTGTTCAGGCTTCGAGAAAGATGAGAGG GCCAGGATTGAACAGTTAGTGACAGCTATGGGAGGTCTTTTGCAAACTAAAGTGTCCATGGATGTTAACTTTGTCGTTGCAAAGGATGTCTTGGCTGCCAAATATAAA TGGGCCGTGAATAGCCTGAAGAAGCCTATTGTCAATAGGAACTGGTTGGAGCAATGCTGGATCGAACATCGTGTTGTGCCTCATGAACCTTACAGGATTCTTCCTTTTACTGGGTTGAATATATGCATCACAAAACTAGATGCAG ATAAACGGAAGGAGTTGATGGAAATAATAGAGCAGAATGGTGGCCAGTATTCAGCAAATCTTACAAAGAAGTGCACTCATTTAGTTGCAAAT GAACCTGGTGGTGACAAGTATCTTGTAGCTAAAAAATGGGGTAATATTCACATTGTGGATCGGAGATGGGTTGACCAATCTGTTGCTCGAAGAG CTTATCTAGATGAAAGTGCCTATGTCATTGGCCAGAGTTCTTCTAACTGTAATGGCATAAAGGGCTCCCTTAAGGAGCAACGGAACCCAATGAGCAGTGCAAGTTTTCAATCTGTTCCAGCAGTATCAGTTGATGATTCAGTATCGATGTCACAGTATGCGCCAGTTTCTTCCGGTTATGCTTCAAAGATCTGCAACACTGATATTGTCGGTGCACCTTGTGTCCAAGAGACAAACGAGATGCCGGTTGAGAGTCATGTAGCTGAGGACTCAGAGGCTGAAGATGACGATCTGTACTTATCaaattgcagaatttctcttgtggGTTTTGAGGAGAAAGAGTTGTCAAGGTTAGTCATGATGATACGTAATGGTGGTGGATCCCGGCATGTTATGTTGAGTGAGAGGCTTACTCATATTATTCTAGGTGCACCTTCAGAGGA AGAAAAAAAAGAGGTAAGACGCCTTGCTGCTTGGGGTGTGATAAATGTGGTAAAGGTAAAATGGTTGGAAGACTGCAGTAAAATAAAAACGGAAGTCAAAGTATCCGCAGCTCATTTGGCTAGCGAGTTACTCTCGAAAG AATTTCCGTTTGTGGGTATGGAAAAATCTGCTGCTACACGTGAAACAAAGGCAGCCAAAAGTTCACATGGAATATTCCATGTTCCAACTGTCAATGATTCACATGATAAGCAGCTTGCAAAAGATCCGTCATCTGAAAGAAAACCAGCCATGGGCAAACATGAAAACATGAATAATACCCGAGCAGCAACTAGGTCTGCAAAATCAAGCCAACAAAATGGACTGACCAGTTCTGGCAAAGCAACTTCTTCTGCAGTGAATTCACAGAGTAGCACCACTTCAAATATTTTCGAAGGGAGAACATTTTGTTTCTCAAATTCATTTTCTCATGACCGG AGACCGGAGGTAATCGATTGGGTCATAAAAGGGGGAGGCACTATGGCGGTGGATGATGCACAAGCAACTGCTGTGGATTTCATAATTGAGTGCCATGGACAGAACAGCATGCAATGTGACTACGCTCATTCAACTGTTGTTTCAACTCAATGGATAGCCTCATGTATTGAGGTGCATGTTTATGTTCTCATG GTGGGCCACTTGCAAGATGTTGGAAGTCATCCTATCTTCTCTCCTTTGCGGTGTCGCATCCCATTCCCAGGGTTTGAAGACTTCCGTTTCTGTGTTTCACAGTATGATGAGAAAGAGAGAGTTCTGCTTAAGAACCTCTGTCTTACTCTAGGAGCTAAATTCACAGAGAAAGCATCGAAAAGAGTGAACCATCTTATCTGTAAATTTGCAAGCGGTCCAAAGTACGAGGCTTACCATAATAAGAGAATTCCAACCATTACCACAGAGTGGCTCTTCGAATGTGTGAGACAG GACACCATTATCCCTTATGACCAGTTTCAGCCGAAACCACCTACTTCTCAGGACAAGGATGCTGGTATGTGCACTGTTAGTCAATTTCCGACGCAAGCCGCCAATACGACCTCTAAATTTGATTGCCCTGAGCCACTTAGTAAACCTCAAGTACCAAGAAGCAGTTCAAAACACAGCTCAG GCTCCTCTGTTAGTGAGGAGAAAATTGCTTCTTCTGTTAACAAAAGAAGACGATCCGGAACAGCCAAGGCTAATGATACATCTACACACATTGGACAAACAGAGAAACATTCGGACAGCAGCTCTGCTCTGGGTGTTGCAGACTCCATAAAGGACTTCGAGGACCTACTGGTTCAGTCATCCAGG GATCCTGCACTTGATGCTTCTGTTGTAGGTCAAGATGAGGAACCTCAACCTGTGCCAGATAATGCTTTCACTTCCTTATACAATGACATGAAAACCCGCTCAAATAACTG GCCACAGAAGCAACACATGCCCCCTGGCAAGAATGTCAAGAGCCCAGACTCCACCCGGGCCCCTGTCCCAACTCCCTATCTACCTTTCAGCGAAACACAGACAGATTCCCAG ATCATCGGGTATGAAGAAGATTTGACTGGCATGCAGAAGATCATTGACAGAGTTAGTTCTCAAAAAAAGACCATCGACAGTTCAGGCACCGACAGTTCAGTCATGGGGCATCAATGGGACTCCCTCAAATGA
- the LOC123091315 gene encoding DNA topoisomerase 2-binding protein 1-A isoform X1 yields MTPSHAPASAAPAASSGGGRRTATFAGASVFLSRKLVAPEVFDAVHDALRLNGADVLLCADPTRTGPLDYHVISSSSHERFADLKDKGCNLLGPQCILSCAKEHRSLPKQAYTCCLAMDGVTILCSGFEKDERARIEQLVTAMGGLLQTKVSMDVNFVVAKDVLAAKYKWAVNSLKKPIVNRNWLEQCWIEHRVVPHEPYRILPFTGLNICITKLDADKRKELMEIIEQNGGQYSANLTKKCTHLVANEPGGDKYLVAKKWGNIHIVDRRWVDQSVARRAYLDESAYVIGQSSSNCNGIKGSLKEQRNPMSSASFQSVPAVSVDDSVSMSQYAPVSSGYASKICNTDIVGAPCVQETNEMPVESHVAEDSEAEDDDLYLSNCRISLVGFEEKELSRLVMMIRNGGGSRHVMLSERLTHIILGAPSEDREKKEVRRLAAWGVINVVKVKWLEDCSKIKTEVKVSAAHLASELLSKEFPFVGMEKSAATRETKAAKSSHGIFHVPTVNDSHDKQLAKDPSSERKPAMGKHENMNNTRAATRSAKSSQQNGLTSSGKATSSAVNSQSSTTSNIFEGRTFCFSNSFSHDRRPEVIDWVIKGGGTMAVDDAQATAVDFIIECHGQNSMQCDYAHSTVVSTQWIASCIEVHVYVLMVGHLQDVGSHPIFSPLRCRIPFPGFEDFRFCVSQYDEKERVLLKNLCLTLGAKFTEKASKRVNHLICKFASGPKYEAYHNKRIPTITTEWLFECVRQDTIIPYDQFQPKPPTSQDKDAGMCTVSQFPTQAANTTSKFDCPEPLSKPQVPRSSSKHSSGSSVSEEKIASSVNKRRRSGTAKANDTSTHIGQTEKHSDSSSALGVADSIKDFEDLLVQSSRDPALDASVVGQDEEPQPVPDNAFTSLYNDMKTRSNNWPQKQHMPPGKNVKSPDSTRAPVPTPYLPFSETQTDSQIIGYEEDLTGMQKIIDRVSSQKKTIDSSGTDSSVMGHQWDSLK; encoded by the exons ATGACGCCGTCGCACGCCCCCGCCTCCGCCGCGCCGGCCGCCTcctccggcggcgggcggaggacCGCGACGTTCGCGGGCGCCAGCGTGTTCCTCTCGCGGAAGCTGGTGGCCCCCGAGGTGTTCGACGCCGTGCACGACGCGCTCCGCCTCAACGGCGCCGATGTCCTCCTCTGCGCCGACCCCACCCGCACGGGGCCCCTCGACTACCacgtcatctcctcctcctcccac GAGAGGTTCGCGGATCTGAAGGACAAAGGCTGCAATCTGCTAG GACCACAATGCATCCTTTCCTGTGCCAAGGAGCATCGTTCCCTGCCTAAACAAGCTTATACTTGTTGTCTTGCAATGGATGGGGTTACTATACTCTGTTCAGGCTTCGAGAAAGATGAGAGG GCCAGGATTGAACAGTTAGTGACAGCTATGGGAGGTCTTTTGCAAACTAAAGTGTCCATGGATGTTAACTTTGTCGTTGCAAAGGATGTCTTGGCTGCCAAATATAAA TGGGCCGTGAATAGCCTGAAGAAGCCTATTGTCAATAGGAACTGGTTGGAGCAATGCTGGATCGAACATCGTGTTGTGCCTCATGAACCTTACAGGATTCTTCCTTTTACTGGGTTGAATATATGCATCACAAAACTAGATGCAG ATAAACGGAAGGAGTTGATGGAAATAATAGAGCAGAATGGTGGCCAGTATTCAGCAAATCTTACAAAGAAGTGCACTCATTTAGTTGCAAAT GAACCTGGTGGTGACAAGTATCTTGTAGCTAAAAAATGGGGTAATATTCACATTGTGGATCGGAGATGGGTTGACCAATCTGTTGCTCGAAGAG CTTATCTAGATGAAAGTGCCTATGTCATTGGCCAGAGTTCTTCTAACTGTAATGGCATAAAGGGCTCCCTTAAGGAGCAACGGAACCCAATGAGCAGTGCAAGTTTTCAATCTGTTCCAGCAGTATCAGTTGATGATTCAGTATCGATGTCACAGTATGCGCCAGTTTCTTCCGGTTATGCTTCAAAGATCTGCAACACTGATATTGTCGGTGCACCTTGTGTCCAAGAGACAAACGAGATGCCGGTTGAGAGTCATGTAGCTGAGGACTCAGAGGCTGAAGATGACGATCTGTACTTATCaaattgcagaatttctcttgtggGTTTTGAGGAGAAAGAGTTGTCAAGGTTAGTCATGATGATACGTAATGGTGGTGGATCCCGGCATGTTATGTTGAGTGAGAGGCTTACTCATATTATTCTAGGTGCACCTTCAGAGGA CAGAGAAAAAAAAGAGGTAAGACGCCTTGCTGCTTGGGGTGTGATAAATGTGGTAAAGGTAAAATGGTTGGAAGACTGCAGTAAAATAAAAACGGAAGTCAAAGTATCCGCAGCTCATTTGGCTAGCGAGTTACTCTCGAAAG AATTTCCGTTTGTGGGTATGGAAAAATCTGCTGCTACACGTGAAACAAAGGCAGCCAAAAGTTCACATGGAATATTCCATGTTCCAACTGTCAATGATTCACATGATAAGCAGCTTGCAAAAGATCCGTCATCTGAAAGAAAACCAGCCATGGGCAAACATGAAAACATGAATAATACCCGAGCAGCAACTAGGTCTGCAAAATCAAGCCAACAAAATGGACTGACCAGTTCTGGCAAAGCAACTTCTTCTGCAGTGAATTCACAGAGTAGCACCACTTCAAATATTTTCGAAGGGAGAACATTTTGTTTCTCAAATTCATTTTCTCATGACCGG AGACCGGAGGTAATCGATTGGGTCATAAAAGGGGGAGGCACTATGGCGGTGGATGATGCACAAGCAACTGCTGTGGATTTCATAATTGAGTGCCATGGACAGAACAGCATGCAATGTGACTACGCTCATTCAACTGTTGTTTCAACTCAATGGATAGCCTCATGTATTGAGGTGCATGTTTATGTTCTCATG GTGGGCCACTTGCAAGATGTTGGAAGTCATCCTATCTTCTCTCCTTTGCGGTGTCGCATCCCATTCCCAGGGTTTGAAGACTTCCGTTTCTGTGTTTCACAGTATGATGAGAAAGAGAGAGTTCTGCTTAAGAACCTCTGTCTTACTCTAGGAGCTAAATTCACAGAGAAAGCATCGAAAAGAGTGAACCATCTTATCTGTAAATTTGCAAGCGGTCCAAAGTACGAGGCTTACCATAATAAGAGAATTCCAACCATTACCACAGAGTGGCTCTTCGAATGTGTGAGACAG GACACCATTATCCCTTATGACCAGTTTCAGCCGAAACCACCTACTTCTCAGGACAAGGATGCTGGTATGTGCACTGTTAGTCAATTTCCGACGCAAGCCGCCAATACGACCTCTAAATTTGATTGCCCTGAGCCACTTAGTAAACCTCAAGTACCAAGAAGCAGTTCAAAACACAGCTCAG GCTCCTCTGTTAGTGAGGAGAAAATTGCTTCTTCTGTTAACAAAAGAAGACGATCCGGAACAGCCAAGGCTAATGATACATCTACACACATTGGACAAACAGAGAAACATTCGGACAGCAGCTCTGCTCTGGGTGTTGCAGACTCCATAAAGGACTTCGAGGACCTACTGGTTCAGTCATCCAGG GATCCTGCACTTGATGCTTCTGTTGTAGGTCAAGATGAGGAACCTCAACCTGTGCCAGATAATGCTTTCACTTCCTTATACAATGACATGAAAACCCGCTCAAATAACTG GCCACAGAAGCAACACATGCCCCCTGGCAAGAATGTCAAGAGCCCAGACTCCACCCGGGCCCCTGTCCCAACTCCCTATCTACCTTTCAGCGAAACACAGACAGATTCCCAG ATCATCGGGTATGAAGAAGATTTGACTGGCATGCAGAAGATCATTGACAGAGTTAGTTCTCAAAAAAAGACCATCGACAGTTCAGGCACCGACAGTTCAGTCATGGGGCATCAATGGGACTCCCTCAAATGA